A genomic window from Plasmodium malariae genome assembly, chromosome: 10 includes:
- the PmUG01_10014900 gene encoding conserved Plasmodium protein, unknown function, translating into MIMNAFSFSTSLRHSKILRILKNEKSYFCSMAKKKFGELHQPRTRCEKKNHLEIIDQVYFDMMDAMKEKSILEKEEYRNMDRNISEIILNHNISEKNQVIKNIMRYCIELNKKRGKKEEAEEEAADEEEDNKYRKKKRKNVEELNNRYDPQGDILNLIKSNVKEYSSQFNSCEIGIILKCFLKIKMNDLHIIHILLHHFFKRNMKFSQYGTLYVLNSFSKLSLLPQNETNFKLLCSDILQKLNNFEFKNICLICNYASALYRTNKVYIKNFIEKICKFLINDYSISSNDDVWSTDSIHYIANACARVNYLNKELFLFLKHKIEKKIAFFSLDQLVSLTNAYSKFKNAEEANFLSLYILIADEIIKKSYLLKSRHMSVLANSFNNACVLHEKLFYIITECSLTLISTFEPKQIVMIIHAYVNIGLLNNVLLDSIWNTALVYIDEYHIQELSMLLQAYTKSSQHRQNFFNKLCQRIYIFITSTYPFVGTNEKNLEYTYEKYIKSMNILKHKYKILSTSVTLDDCSLLLYVIYNHQNYCIYVNDTILKCQEKKQHYRICLNYNNNKEEEKKYLAASNDIAKNEEHCTDKREHSIIDHISYQNGYDTDEISLKMHSSENISNSLNNIGTNSNNEIFTAQGDEKKDDARSEIRHVMSSGKVNRVPYSNKSENGNTGNSDSTGSNICGNTDPIESQMNYMQHVEYYSNDIDKAGEYLIKYLSKDINSTLLCSIIYSLIKGNCLLQYDLLICLSKLTIIFLKQFKSSELANICTALSEAYIFASDENNRQNELISKNQKKENRNISNLKQVKSIGVSNSNKSETYDEKLYFSSKQYLITCKLFFDMVESYLKEKEHSFTDVYSTYKFITSFGALRMIKYSSVALHLFKLSILEIKNLSYLPLQKIANAFMQMNVYNEDVYAFIKKLQKMKKNK; encoded by the exons ATGATAATGaatgctttttctttttcaaccTCATTAAGGCATAGTAAAATACTTcgaattttgaaaaatgaaaaaagctACTTCTGTAGTATGGCCAAAAAAAAGTTTGGTGAACTTCATCAACCAAGAACACgatgtgaaaaaaaaaatcatttagAAATCATTGATCAAGTGTATTTTGATATGATGGATGCTATGAAAGAAAAGAGCATATTAGAAAAGGAAGAATATAGAAATATGGATAGAAATATTTCTGAGATTATTTTAAATCATAACATTTCGGAAAAGAACCAAGTAATTAAGAACATAATGAGATACTGCATCGAGTTAAACAAGAAAAGGGGTAAAAAGGAAGAAGCAGAGGAAGAGGCTGCAGATGAAGAAGAGGATAACAAATacaggaagaaaaaaagaaaaaatgtggAGGAGTTAAATAATAGGTATGATCCACAAGGAgacattttaaatttaataaaaagtaacgTAAAAGAATATAGCAGTCAATTCAATTCTTGTGAAATAGGTATAATTTTGAAATgctttctaaaaataaaaatgaacgatttacatattatacatatattattacaccatttttttaaaagaaatatgaaattttCTCAATATGGAACGTTGTATGTGTTAAACTCTTTTTCTAAGTTGAGCTTACTACCACAGAATGAaactaattttaaattactcTGTTCAGATATTTTACAaaagttaaataattttgaatttaaaaacatttgtCTAATATGCAACTATGCTTCAGCATTGTATAGAActaataaagtatatataaagaacTTTATTgagaaaatatgtaaatttctCATAAATGACTATAGCATAAGTAGTAATGATGATGTATGGTCTACGGATTCTATTCATTATATTGCTAATGCTTGTGCTAGagttaattatttaaacaaagaattatttctttttttaaaacataaaattgaaaagaaaatagcATTTTTTTCACTAGATCAATTAGTTTCTTTAACTAATGCATATagcaaatttaaaaatgcaGAAGAAGCAAACTTTTTATccttatacattttaatagcagatgaaataattaaaaaatcatatttattaaaatcaaGACATATGAGCGTTTTAGCAAACTCTTTTAATAATGCATGCGTACTTCATGAgaaacttttttatattattacagaATGTAGTTTAACACTTATAAGTACATTTGAGCCAAAACAGATAGTCATGATTATACATGCTTATGTAAATATAGGCTTACTAAATAATGTTTTACTAGACTCTATATGGAACACTGCATTAGTGTATATAGACGAATATCATATCCAAGAATTGTCCATGTTACTACAGGCATATACTAAAAGTTCACAACATAgacaaaattttttcaataaattatgtcagcgaatttatatttttattacttctaCGTATCCTTTTGTGGGAACAAATGAGAAGAATTTAGAATATACATACGAAAAGTATATTAAGTcgatgaatatattaaaacataagTACAAAATATTGTCAACAAGTGTAACATTAGATGATTGTTCCTTACTTCTCTATGTGATATATAATCATCAAAATTATTGCATTTACGTTAATGATACAATCTTAAAGTGTCAAGAGAAAAAGCAGCATTATCGCATTTGTTTAAactataataacaataaagaggaggaaaaaaaataccttGCTGCTTCTAACGATATAGCAAAAAATGAGGAACATTGCACCGACAAAAGGGAACATAGCATAATAGACCATATATCGTATCAAAACGGATATGATACAGATGAAATATCCTTAAAAATGCATTCGTCTGAAAATATTTCTAACTCTCTTAATAATATCGGTACAAATAGCAATAACGAAATTTTTACTGCACAAGGAGATGAGAAAAAGGACGATGCACGCAGTGAAATAAGGCATGTTATGTCATCTGGCAAGGTTAACCGCGTTCCCTATTCTAATAAGAGCGAAAATGGTAACACAGGAAATAGCGACTCTACAGGTAGCAACATTTGTGGAAATACCGATCCCATCGAAAGCCAAATGAATTACATGCAGCATGTTGAATACTACTCTAACGATATTGATAAAGCAGGggaatatttaataaaatatttgagcAAAGATATTAATTCCACCTTACTATGctcaataatatattctctCATTAAAGGAAACTGTTTATTACAATATGATCTACTAATATGTTTATCTAAACtaactattatttttcttaaacaGTTCAAAAGTTCAGAACTTGCCAATATATGTACAGCTTTGTCTGAAGCTTATATATTCGCATctgatgaaaataatagacaaaatgaattaatatcaaaaaatcaaaaaaaagaaaataggaACATTTCAAATTTAAAGCAAGTTAAAAGTATAGGAGTTAGTAATTCTAATAAGAGTGAAACATATGATGAAAAGTTATACTTTTCATCAAAACAATATTTAATTAcatgtaaattattttttgatatgGTAGAATCCTATTTGAAGGAAAAAGAACATTCTTTCACTGACGTTTATAGTACCTATAAATTTATCACTTCTTTTGGTGCATTAAGAATGATTAAATATTCCTCAGTTGCAttgcatttatttaaattgtcAATActggaaattaaaaatttatcttatttGCCTCTacaaaaaata gCAAATGCTTTTATGCAGATGAATGTCTACAACGAGGATGTGTACGCATTTATAAAGAAGTTacaaaagatgaaaaaaaacaaataa
- the PmUG01_10015100 gene encoding cell cycle regulator protein, putative yields MKGFCVDNISSQNLMKSSVQRSIKMTILKQYPKLEDFIEGIFPKKGPIFLGKCTNHVTVLIANNEILFFQIRNGPWIPNLKLLHRYPFIMPQIQVDKGAIKHVLRGSNIMCPGVTSPGGKLDDVEANTVVQIRAENKEFACAVGITTMSSKQILEINKDTCVENIHYLNDGLWNCKIES; encoded by the exons atgAAGGGCTTTTGTGTTGACAACATTTCTTCCCAAAATTTAATGAAGTCATCAGTGCAGAGAAGTATCAAAATGACA atactAAAACAATATCCCAAATTGGAAGATTTCATTGAAGgtatttttccaaaaaaggGACCCATATTTTTGGGGAAATG CACAAATCACGTAACTGTACTTATTGCAAATAACGAGATTctgttttttcaaataagAAACGGTCCTTGGATACCCAACTTGAAATTATTACACAGAT atccATTTATAATGCCACAAATACAAGTCGACAAAGGGGCAATAAAACATGTCCTTAGAGGATCGAATATAATGTGTCCAGGGGTAACATCTCCCGGTGGAAAATTAGATGACGTCGAAGCTAATACAGTTGTT CAAATTCGAGCAGAAAACAAGGAGTTCGCGTGTGCAGTTGGGATAACCACCATGTCATCGAAACAAAT TttggaaataaataaagacaCATGTGTTGAAAACATCCATTACTTAAATGATGGTTTATGGAATTGCAAAATAGAGAGTTAG